A genomic region of Gemmatimonadota bacterium contains the following coding sequences:
- a CDS encoding amidohydrolase family protein translates to MRYAFAWVGGTLVRSVLPVMAVASFLMVPQADAQVPAAPQSRAVALTGGTVHPVSGPDISNGTVLFVDGVITAVGTNVSIPPDAERVDVTGRHVYPGLIDGFSQVGLYEIGSIDLTIDTNEFGAFNPNARVEVAVNPESRHIGTTRSNGVLVSITTPGGGLVSGLSAALALDGWSWEAMTMRSRLALNVNWPNPNDADAYAAQIRELRRLFQTAREYRDVRSGGGSLPLDLRWEAMLPALAGDVPVVVSASELRQIQDAITWAEEEGIRLVLRGGTDAPYVADHLVAKGIPVLLTSTMAAPGRAWEPYDHAYALAGRLADLGVRFAITGGPSAPYANRLPYEAGVAVAFGLPEEEAVRAVTLYPAQIFGIDDLVGSIEIGKDATLIVTTGHPLDTRSRVEDAYIRGGRIDLNDIHRQLYEKYSEKVRQSRLPETSGN, encoded by the coding sequence CGCGCCGTCGCGCTCACGGGCGGAACGGTGCACCCGGTGAGCGGCCCCGATATCTCGAACGGAACCGTCCTCTTCGTGGACGGCGTCATCACCGCCGTCGGGACGAACGTTTCGATCCCGCCCGACGCGGAGCGGGTGGACGTCACCGGCAGGCACGTCTATCCGGGGTTGATAGACGGATTTAGCCAGGTCGGCCTCTACGAGATCGGATCCATAGACCTCACGATCGACACGAACGAGTTCGGCGCCTTCAATCCCAATGCCCGCGTCGAAGTGGCCGTGAACCCGGAGAGCCGGCATATCGGAACCACGCGCTCGAACGGCGTCCTCGTCTCCATCACGACTCCGGGCGGGGGACTCGTCTCCGGACTTTCGGCCGCGCTCGCCCTGGACGGTTGGAGCTGGGAGGCGATGACGATGCGGAGCCGGCTGGCGCTGAACGTCAACTGGCCGAATCCGAACGACGCGGACGCATACGCCGCCCAGATTCGGGAGCTCCGGCGCCTCTTCCAGACCGCGCGCGAGTATCGGGACGTGCGGAGTGGCGGCGGCTCCCTCCCGCTCGATCTGCGGTGGGAGGCCATGCTTCCGGCGCTGGCGGGGGACGTCCCCGTGGTCGTATCGGCGAGCGAGCTCCGTCAGATTCAGGACGCGATCACCTGGGCCGAGGAGGAGGGGATCCGCCTCGTTCTCCGCGGCGGAACGGACGCCCCCTATGTCGCCGACCATTTGGTGGCGAAGGGAATTCCAGTGCTCCTCACGTCAACTATGGCCGCACCGGGCCGCGCGTGGGAGCCGTACGACCACGCATACGCGCTCGCCGGCCGACTGGCGGATCTGGGAGTGCGATTCGCGATCACCGGAGGACCGAGTGCCCCCTACGCAAACCGCCTGCCGTACGAGGCGGGGGTCGCCGTCGCGTTCGGACTTCCTGAGGAGGAAGCGGTCCGCGCGGTCACGCTGTACCCGGCTCAGATCTTCGGGATCGACGATCTGGTGGGATCCATCGAAATCGGGAAGGACGCAACGCTGATCGTCACGACCGGACACCCGCTCGACACGCGATCCCGCGTGGAGGACGCCTACATTCGGGGAGGGCGGATCGACCTGAACGATATCCACCGGCAGCTATACGAGAAATACTCCGAAAAAGTGAGGCAGAGCCGACTTCCCGAAACGTCCGGGAACTGA
- a CDS encoding fructose bisphosphate aldolase — protein MNRIEVQTEKIRTERGFIAALDQSGGSTPKALRSYGIEEGAWSNDKEMFDLVHAMRARIITSPAFSGERLIGAILFEDTMDRDIEGRPTGDYLWEVKGVVPFLKVDKGLAEEKDGVQLMKDIPGLDALLGRAKSKNVFGTKMRSVIKLANPTGIAAIVRQQLEVGAQILAAGLVPILEPEVEIKSPEKAKAEALLKAEILKGLESLGGSEHVMLKLTLPEEDNLYRECIEHSNVLKVVALSGGYSRAEANERLSRNRGMVASFSRALVEGLSAGQSDDEFNATLDAAIESIYQASRS, from the coding sequence TTGAATCGAATCGAAGTCCAGACCGAAAAGATCCGGACCGAACGCGGGTTCATCGCGGCGTTGGATCAGAGCGGGGGGAGCACGCCGAAGGCCCTCCGGAGTTATGGGATCGAGGAGGGTGCCTGGTCGAACGACAAGGAAATGTTCGACCTGGTACATGCAATGCGGGCTCGGATCATTACGAGCCCGGCCTTCTCGGGAGAACGCCTGATCGGCGCGATTCTCTTCGAGGACACGATGGATCGGGACATCGAAGGCCGGCCGACCGGGGACTACCTCTGGGAAGTGAAGGGAGTCGTCCCTTTTCTCAAAGTAGACAAGGGACTCGCCGAGGAAAAAGATGGAGTGCAGCTCATGAAGGACATCCCAGGCCTCGACGCGCTACTCGGGCGGGCGAAGTCGAAGAATGTGTTCGGCACGAAGATGCGCTCTGTGATCAAGCTGGCAAATCCGACGGGGATTGCGGCCATCGTCCGCCAGCAGCTTGAAGTTGGCGCGCAAATTCTCGCCGCCGGTCTCGTTCCGATCCTGGAGCCCGAGGTGGAGATCAAGAGCCCTGAAAAAGCCAAGGCCGAAGCCCTGCTGAAGGCGGAGATTTTGAAGGGGCTTGAATCGCTTGGCGGGAGCGAGCACGTGATGCTGAAGCTCACGCTCCCCGAGGAGGACAACCTCTACCGCGAGTGCATCGAGCACTCGAACGTGTTGAAGGTCGTGGCGCTGTCTGGGGGTTACTCGCGCGCGGAGGCCAACGAACGGCTGAGCCGGAACCGAGGAATGGTGGCGAGTTTTTCCCGGGCGCTCGTCGAGGGCCTCTCCGCCGGTCAGAGCGACGACGAGTTCAACGCGACCCTCGACGCCGCTATCGAGAGCATCTACCAGGCATCGCGCAGCTGA
- a CDS encoding aldo/keto reductase, with product MISRREWLRITAGAGAALTLGRYGSGLREALAAQIGSQGMILKPIPSSGVQIPVIGLGGRWISANASSEELAGHRAVLHALANGAEGAGRVFDTAAGYGGGGSEEYAGEWASQDGFADNIFWATKVNVDQGGSADPAAVRDQIERSFARLRVPVIDLNQVHNMGDPPTQLGILQEYKAAGRISHIGMTTTSENQYPALAQVMRDYPIDCIGIDYAIDNRVAEETIFPLAQDEGIAVMVYLPFGRSRMWARIGDRPLPEWAAEFDATTWAQFMLKFVVAHPAVTVAVPGTGDPEHMVDNLGGGRGRLPTQEHLRRMVELVDALPQG from the coding sequence ATGATCTCTAGACGCGAATGGCTCCGAATCACGGCCGGGGCCGGTGCGGCGCTCACCCTTGGACGATACGGTTCCGGCCTGCGCGAAGCGCTGGCCGCACAGATCGGGTCACAGGGGATGATCCTGAAGCCGATCCCCTCCAGCGGCGTGCAGATCCCCGTGATCGGCCTCGGAGGCCGGTGGATCTCGGCCAACGCGAGCTCGGAGGAGCTGGCCGGCCACCGCGCGGTTCTGCACGCCCTGGCAAACGGGGCCGAGGGGGCCGGCAGGGTATTCGATACGGCGGCGGGATATGGAGGGGGCGGGTCCGAAGAATACGCGGGAGAGTGGGCAAGCCAAGACGGATTCGCGGACAATATCTTCTGGGCGACGAAGGTCAACGTCGACCAGGGGGGATCGGCCGATCCCGCCGCGGTCCGGGATCAGATCGAGCGGTCATTCGCTCGCCTGCGGGTGCCTGTGATCGACCTCAACCAGGTCCACAACATGGGCGATCCGCCCACGCAGCTCGGCATCCTGCAGGAATACAAGGCGGCCGGCCGGATCAGCCATATCGGCATGACAACCACCAGCGAGAATCAATACCCGGCGCTCGCTCAGGTCATGCGAGACTACCCGATTGATTGTATCGGCATCGACTACGCGATCGACAACCGAGTCGCAGAGGAGACGATCTTCCCTCTGGCGCAGGACGAAGGGATCGCGGTCATGGTGTACCTCCCTTTCGGGAGAAGTCGGATGTGGGCGCGAATCGGTGACAGACCGCTCCCGGAGTGGGCCGCCGAGTTCGATGCCACGACCTGGGCGCAGTTCATGTTGAAGTTCGTGGTGGCCCACCCGGCCGTCACCGTGGCGGTGCCCGGAACCGGGGACCCCGAGCACATGGTGGACAATTTGGGTGGAGGCAGAGGGCGGCTTCCTACCCAGGAACACCTGCGCCGCATGGTGGAGCTTGTGGACGCGCTCCCGCAGGGCTGA
- a CDS encoding M14 family metallopeptidase, which translates to MTVWRGPVPSLARALAVSAALVLAGFGPAPLSAQEVPVSLLTAPERTDHRETTRYEEVVAFMRAVTDASPLIHLTSFGYSLEGRSLPLAVVGRVADASPESVRSAGKTVVYLQGNIHAGEVEGKEILLILLREISEGRHGALLDSLVLLVAPILNADGNERINLTNRGAQHGPIGGTGTRANAQGLNINRDHMKLDSPEGRSFARLLTEYDPHVAADLHTTNGTEHGYHLTFSPPLHPNTHPEIVAIARERIFPEMTARVREETGWHFYYYGNLQGQGEDRGWATFDHRPRFNNNYLGLRNRIGLLSEAYSYATFEDRMTATRHFVAETLRFASEHATEIRELTARMDAQSVVGERLAVRAAVERSEAPVEILLGSVTEEVNPYSGARMLRRTDEVRSERMWEFGTFQATATEVVPGAYYIPAEMTEVLRTLEAHGVRMSPVASGALGMPGSLERFRLEAVASAAGTFEGRVEQTLSGAWEPAGAEVTMEVVEVLVAQPLGRLIFSLLEPRSDDGLANWGFFASALEGASFYPVLRGP; encoded by the coding sequence GTGACCGTGTGGCGCGGGCCGGTCCCGTCGCTTGCGCGCGCCCTCGCGGTGTCAGCGGCGCTCGTGCTGGCAGGGTTCGGCCCGGCCCCGCTTTCCGCCCAGGAGGTTCCGGTGTCGCTTCTCACGGCTCCCGAGCGGACCGACCACCGGGAGACCACGCGGTACGAGGAGGTGGTCGCCTTCATGCGAGCGGTCACCGACGCGTCTCCTCTCATCCACCTGACCTCCTTCGGTTACTCCCTCGAGGGGCGGTCCCTCCCGCTGGCCGTGGTCGGCCGCGTCGCGGACGCCTCCCCGGAGTCCGTGCGTTCAGCCGGGAAAACGGTCGTCTACCTCCAGGGGAACATCCATGCGGGCGAAGTCGAGGGGAAGGAGATCCTCCTGATCCTTCTGCGCGAGATCTCCGAAGGGCGACACGGCGCCCTCCTCGATTCACTCGTGCTCCTCGTGGCGCCGATCCTGAACGCCGACGGGAACGAACGGATCAATCTGACGAATCGCGGTGCCCAACACGGTCCGATCGGAGGGACGGGGACCCGTGCGAACGCGCAGGGGCTCAACATCAACCGCGATCACATGAAGCTGGATTCCCCCGAGGGTCGGTCGTTCGCCCGGCTCCTGACGGAATACGACCCGCATGTCGCAGCCGATCTCCACACGACGAACGGGACCGAGCACGGCTACCATCTCACATTCTCGCCACCTCTCCATCCGAACACCCATCCGGAGATCGTGGCGATCGCGCGGGAACGAATCTTTCCCGAGATGACGGCCCGGGTGAGGGAGGAAACCGGGTGGCACTTCTACTATTACGGCAACCTTCAGGGCCAGGGTGAGGATCGCGGATGGGCGACCTTCGATCACCGGCCGCGCTTCAACAACAACTACCTCGGGCTTCGCAACCGGATCGGGCTTCTCAGCGAAGCGTACTCGTACGCGACCTTCGAGGACAGAATGACGGCGACCCGCCACTTCGTCGCCGAGACCCTCCGCTTCGCCTCCGAACATGCCACGGAGATCCGTGAGCTCACGGCACGGATGGATGCGCAGTCCGTCGTGGGGGAACGCCTCGCGGTCCGGGCCGCAGTGGAGCGATCGGAAGCGCCTGTGGAGATTCTACTCGGGAGTGTGACCGAGGAAGTGAATCCCTATTCGGGCGCGAGGATGCTCCGACGGACCGACGAGGTCCGTTCCGAACGCATGTGGGAATTCGGGACCTTTCAGGCGACCGCGACGGAGGTGGTTCCGGGAGCATATTACATTCCCGCGGAAATGACCGAGGTCCTTCGCACGTTGGAGGCCCATGGGGTACGCATGAGTCCCGTCGCATCCGGTGCTCTCGGTATGCCGGGCTCCCTCGAGCGATTCCGGCTCGAAGCCGTGGCCTCTGCTGCGGGCACCTTCGAGGGGCGGGTCGAGCAGACGCTGAGCGGTGCCTGGGAGCCTGCCGGGGCAGAGGTTACGATGGAGGTCGTCGAGGTCCTCGTCGCACAACCGCTGGGGCGGCTGATCTTTTCCCTCCTCGAACCCCGCTCCGACGATGGACTCGCGAACTGGGGCTTTTTCGCGTCCGCGCTAGAGGGCGCGTCATTTTATCCAGTCTTGCGGGGGCCATAG